One part of the Sorangiineae bacterium MSr11954 genome encodes these proteins:
- a CDS encoding DUF4190 domain-containing protein — protein sequence MEQPPHDPPIPPPPGSPSGETAQDTSGPPQQVPAPQQVPAPQQVPAPQQVSAPQLPPSYAVNPQGYAQQPGYSAPGYPASPPQAGYPAPGYPAPPPPNAYRNPAPPPGGYYGAPAPNEGKAVASLVLGILSMMCLGIVGGIPAIVLGVMGRKDIARSGGALGGGGMANAGIALGAVSSVLTVGSMLLVLVPLLIGGMSFASSSGVSSGSTSPAPPAYKAPSYTTPAPQSENENSTSSTRGTLKVIEPHRGSGSLERQLIEAFSRAKEKGRGVLVETAAAQSSASREFDTSLNDRRMQRALGAVDLVRVDIEEFAAELASLSMYTEAVPYFYKIDAAARPTDAISADEWDDNVPQNMAPVLESFVAGTLRKRRSPSPLGTNL from the coding sequence ATGGAGCAGCCGCCGCACGATCCGCCGATCCCGCCGCCGCCAGGGTCCCCCTCCGGCGAGACCGCGCAGGATACCAGTGGACCGCCGCAGCAGGTGCCCGCGCCGCAGCAGGTGCCCGCGCCGCAGCAGGTGCCCGCGCCGCAGCAGGTGTCCGCGCCCCAGCTGCCTCCATCGTATGCGGTAAATCCGCAGGGATATGCGCAGCAGCCCGGATATTCGGCACCCGGGTACCCCGCATCCCCTCCGCAAGCGGGCTATCCCGCGCCAGGTTACCCGGCCCCGCCTCCGCCCAACGCGTACCGCAACCCGGCTCCGCCCCCGGGGGGCTATTATGGTGCGCCGGCGCCCAACGAGGGCAAAGCGGTCGCGTCGTTGGTGCTGGGGATCCTCAGCATGATGTGCCTTGGCATCGTGGGCGGCATCCCGGCCATCGTGCTCGGCGTGATGGGGCGCAAGGACATCGCACGCTCGGGGGGTGCGCTGGGGGGAGGCGGAATGGCGAACGCGGGGATTGCCCTGGGCGCCGTGAGCTCGGTGCTCACCGTTGGCTCGATGTTGTTGGTGCTCGTCCCGCTGCTCATCGGGGGCATGTCGTTCGCGTCCTCGTCCGGGGTGAGCTCGGGTTCGACATCGCCCGCGCCGCCCGCATACAAGGCGCCTTCGTACACCACGCCCGCGCCGCAGAGCGAGAACGAGAACTCCACCTCGAGCACGCGCGGCACCCTCAAGGTCATCGAGCCGCACCGCGGCAGCGGATCGTTGGAGCGCCAGCTCATCGAAGCGTTCTCGCGCGCCAAGGAAAAGGGGCGCGGTGTTCTCGTGGAGACGGCGGCCGCGCAGTCGTCGGCCTCGCGCGAGTTCGATACATCGCTCAACGATCGGCGCATGCAGCGCGCGCTGGGCGCGGTCGATCTGGTGCGGGTCGACATCGAGGAGTTCGCCGCGGAGCTCGCGAGCTTGAGCATGTACACAGAGGCGGTCCCCTACTTTTACAAGATTGACGCGGCCGCCCGCCCCACCGATGCGATCAGCGCCGACGAGTGGGACGACAACGTTCCGCAGAATATGGCCCCGGTGCTGGAGTCGTTCGTGGCCGGTACCTTGCGAAAGCGTCGGAGTCCGTCGCCGTTGGGGACGAATCTTTGA
- a CDS encoding amidohydrolase family protein, protein MRRGFSSAAGVLGVCALGAAGAACAGTEHAAAPGSVAAPGAVPASAPAAAASPKPAAVKHTPRETVSFRLYKFLNHVGGETDTYIAGDDGGTEAKAAFGFRDRGVLVPLAASYRLASDGTPRQYEVWGNTARNVRIDERLVAEAGGEYSLWKLDAMPARVQARAPFVVASGYAPMLGQDLMFRAWVRAGRPATMPLLPAGTVSIVSRGNETFGADATTPGAAKNASGAADANAPKNASGAADTNAPKNASGAADAKRPTLEHVSVRGLSWGREDAWLDEAGKLVAVVTHDAEFDPFQGVREDSVELLPKLVARAGADAAAWLDEVAKTALIPRGGAGGAGGTKGAELVALVGGQLVDGTGRPPVSDAVVVYDGETIVAAGPRASTPIPAGATSVDVTGKTVLPGLWDMHAHVTQIEQGAVYLGAGVTTVRDLGNVLEFITGVRDAIAAGKGLGPQIIVDGLVDGDGDRALGVIRIASKDDIVPVLDRLKRAGCPEVKIYSSIAPSLVKPIAAEAHRRGMRVVGHVPNGMNVVEALDAGFDGISHIDFLFGMLFGPNERRSLSQGAQLDRIVGSDVSSGPLQRAIRAFVAKKAFLDDTLALYELFTHSTEENARREPGIAKLPRELSEVAQGPADDALAERRARRFERMVTVLRELHRQGVPIVAGTDIGIPGHTLHRELELYVEAGFTPMEAIQAATSVPARLMHLDGHVGTVTPGKRADLVIVAGNPLSNIRDIRKISAVVARGRTYDPAALWRIAGFTP, encoded by the coding sequence ATGCGTCGTGGTTTTTCGTCTGCTGCTGGGGTTCTCGGGGTTTGTGCGTTGGGGGCCGCGGGCGCGGCGTGTGCCGGAACGGAGCACGCTGCGGCGCCGGGGTCGGTCGCTGCTCCGGGAGCCGTACCGGCTTCGGCGCCGGCCGCCGCGGCTTCGCCAAAGCCGGCCGCGGTGAAGCATACGCCGCGCGAGACGGTGAGCTTTCGGCTCTACAAGTTTCTCAACCACGTGGGGGGCGAGACCGACACGTACATCGCGGGCGACGACGGCGGCACCGAGGCGAAAGCCGCCTTTGGGTTCCGCGATCGGGGCGTCTTGGTGCCGCTGGCCGCGTCGTATCGCTTGGCGTCCGACGGAACGCCGCGGCAGTACGAGGTGTGGGGGAACACGGCGCGCAACGTTCGCATCGACGAGCGCCTGGTGGCGGAGGCGGGCGGCGAGTACTCGCTGTGGAAGCTCGACGCGATGCCGGCGCGCGTGCAGGCTCGAGCTCCATTCGTCGTAGCCAGCGGCTATGCGCCGATGCTGGGCCAGGATCTCATGTTCCGTGCGTGGGTGCGGGCGGGCCGGCCGGCCACCATGCCGCTCTTGCCCGCGGGCACCGTTTCGATCGTATCGCGCGGCAACGAGACGTTCGGCGCCGACGCAACGACCCCGGGCGCCGCAAAGAACGCGAGCGGCGCGGCCGACGCAAACGCTCCGAAGAACGCGAGCGGCGCGGCCGACACCAACGCTCCGAAGAACGCGAGCGGCGCGGCCGACGCAAAGCGGCCCACCTTGGAGCACGTGAGCGTGCGCGGTCTCTCGTGGGGCCGCGAAGATGCGTGGCTGGACGAGGCGGGAAAGCTGGTCGCGGTGGTGACGCACGACGCGGAGTTCGACCCTTTCCAAGGCGTCCGCGAGGACTCGGTCGAGCTCTTGCCGAAGCTCGTGGCGCGCGCGGGCGCCGACGCCGCGGCTTGGTTGGACGAGGTCGCGAAGACGGCGCTGATACCGCGCGGCGGCGCAGGCGGCGCAGGCGGCACGAAGGGCGCAGAGCTGGTGGCGCTGGTGGGCGGGCAGCTGGTGGACGGCACCGGACGTCCCCCGGTGAGCGACGCGGTGGTCGTGTACGACGGCGAGACGATCGTCGCCGCCGGCCCGCGCGCCTCGACGCCCATCCCCGCGGGCGCGACCTCGGTCGATGTAACGGGAAAGACGGTGCTCCCCGGGTTGTGGGACATGCATGCGCACGTCACGCAAATCGAGCAAGGCGCGGTCTACCTCGGGGCGGGCGTGACCACGGTGCGCGATCTGGGTAATGTGCTGGAGTTCATCACCGGCGTGCGCGACGCCATCGCCGCCGGCAAGGGGCTCGGGCCGCAGATCATCGTCGATGGCTTGGTCGACGGCGACGGCGACAGAGCGCTCGGCGTCATTCGCATCGCGTCGAAGGACGACATCGTGCCCGTGCTCGATCGGTTGAAGCGGGCCGGGTGCCCCGAGGTGAAGATCTACTCGAGCATCGCGCCCTCGCTGGTGAAGCCCATCGCGGCGGAGGCGCACCGGCGCGGGATGCGCGTGGTCGGCCACGTTCCCAACGGCATGAATGTCGTGGAGGCGCTCGACGCGGGCTTCGATGGCATAAGCCACATCGATTTTCTCTTCGGGATGCTCTTCGGGCCCAACGAGCGGCGCAGCCTCTCGCAGGGCGCGCAGCTCGATCGCATCGTGGGCAGCGACGTGTCGAGCGGGCCGCTGCAGCGGGCGATTCGCGCGTTCGTCGCCAAGAAGGCGTTCCTCGACGACACCTTGGCGCTCTACGAGCTCTTCACGCACTCGACCGAGGAGAACGCGCGGCGCGAGCCCGGGATCGCCAAGCTGCCGCGCGAGCTCTCGGAGGTGGCCCAAGGCCCGGCCGACGACGCGCTCGCAGAGCGCCGCGCGCGGCGGTTCGAGCGCATGGTCACGGTGCTGCGCGAGCTTCACCGGCAGGGCGTTCCCATCGTCGCGGGGACCGACATCGGGATCCCGGGGCACACCTTGCACCGCGAGCTCGAGCTCTATGTGGAGGCCGGCTTCACGCCGATGGAGGCCATTCAAGCCGCGACGAGCGTCCCCGCGCGCCTCATGCACCTCGACGGGCACGTGGGGACCGTGACCCCGGGAAAGCGCGCCGATCTCGTGATCGTCGCGGGCAATCCGCTGAGCAACATCCGCGACATCCGCAAGATCTCCGCCGTGGTCGCGCGGGGGCGGACGTACGATCCGGCCGCGTTGTGGCGGATCGCGGGCTTTACGCCGTAG
- a CDS encoding SDR family oxidoreductase, whose product MSIARASDFDGLVAIVTGGASGIGLATAQLLAARGAQVACLDIAPESVQDPLVGVRCDVSDDASVRAAIDAVVGRFGRLDVVINNAGIGAIGDLAANGDDQWHKVYDINVVGMVRVSRAALPHLRKSEAAAIVNTCSIAAWAGLPQRALYSATKGAVYALTLAMAADHVREGIRVNAVAPGTVDTPWVGRLLGQAADPAAEKAALSARQPTGKLVSADEVANAIAYLASPTSGATVGTILAVDGGMYGLRLRPPQPPK is encoded by the coding sequence ATGAGCATCGCGAGAGCTTCGGATTTCGACGGGTTGGTCGCCATCGTCACGGGGGGTGCGTCGGGCATCGGGCTGGCCACGGCGCAGTTGTTGGCCGCGCGGGGGGCGCAGGTGGCGTGCCTCGACATTGCGCCCGAGAGCGTCCAGGATCCCCTCGTTGGCGTGCGCTGCGATGTGTCCGACGATGCCTCGGTGCGCGCGGCCATCGATGCCGTGGTGGGCCGCTTTGGCCGGCTCGACGTGGTGATCAACAACGCGGGCATCGGCGCCATTGGCGACCTGGCCGCCAACGGCGATGACCAGTGGCACAAGGTGTACGACATCAACGTGGTCGGCATGGTGCGTGTGTCGCGCGCGGCGCTCCCGCATTTGCGGAAGTCCGAGGCTGCGGCCATCGTCAACACCTGTTCGATCGCGGCGTGGGCCGGCTTGCCGCAGCGCGCGCTCTACTCGGCCACGAAGGGCGCGGTGTACGCGCTCACCTTGGCCATGGCCGCCGATCATGTGCGCGAGGGTATCCGCGTGAACGCGGTGGCGCCGGGCACGGTCGATACGCCGTGGGTGGGTCGTTTGCTCGGCCAGGCCGCGGATCCGGCGGCGGAGAAGGCGGCGCTCTCCGCGCGGCAGCCCACGGGGAAGCTGGTCTCGGCCGATGAAGTGGCGAACGCCATCGCCTATCTGGCGAGCCCCACCTCGGGGGCCACCGTCGGCACCATCCTGGCGGTGGATGGGGGCATGTACGGGCTGCGTCTCCGTCCACCGCAGCCGCCGAAGTGA
- a CDS encoding ATP-binding protein translates to MIVPAALYVSALGMLAYGAYRSWRLVQTPDPLPVEASAAAIKGPIAFQAQDGKLFRELGRENELLKLFGYVRDNQTRMVILMGASGAGKTSLLHAGLTDILADKSVKYHYWEALPTDPGEGLMRALFEGARSIELGEHDRARGESEPSDGSGRAWEPSILGRSPSQRS, encoded by the coding sequence GTGATCGTCCCGGCCGCGTTGTACGTCAGCGCGCTCGGGATGCTCGCCTACGGCGCCTACCGCAGCTGGCGTTTGGTCCAAACCCCGGACCCTTTACCCGTCGAGGCCAGCGCGGCTGCGATCAAAGGGCCCATCGCGTTTCAGGCCCAGGACGGCAAGCTCTTTCGCGAATTGGGTCGCGAGAACGAGTTACTCAAGCTCTTCGGATACGTTCGTGACAACCAGACGCGCATGGTCATTCTGATGGGGGCCTCGGGCGCGGGCAAGACGTCGCTGCTGCACGCTGGCCTGACGGACATCCTCGCCGATAAGTCGGTCAAGTATCATTACTGGGAGGCCCTGCCGACGGACCCCGGCGAAGGGCTTATGCGCGCTTTGTTTGAAGGTGCTCGAAGCATTGAGCTGGGTGAGCACGATCGAGCTCGAGGTGAATCTGAGCCAAGTGATGGATCGGGGCGTGCTTGGGAGCCTTCGATCCTTGGGCGCTCTCCGTCTCAACGTTCGTGA
- a CDS encoding polysaccharide deacetylase family protein — MKLCAVSVDLDEIPNYFRIHGLGEPSPLARHAVYDRGIDRLLAMAASSGFPLTLFAIGADLERPESAAKLRQAREAGHEMGNHTLDHRYDLTHLERAEIAHQIAAGADAIERATGERPVGFRAPGYTITDQVFSVLRELEVRYDSSVFPCPPYYAAKAAALGWIRLRGRTSHSVLDTPRVLSAPTRPYRVGTPYWKMGDGVLELPIQVTRGLRLPVIGTSLTLAGPARARMLARMCIGAPLVNLELHGIDVLDANDGLDALLPFQPDVKVRRERKLESLHATFDTLRDAGYTFVTLREAAEALG, encoded by the coding sequence GTGAAACTCTGCGCGGTCAGCGTGGATCTCGACGAGATCCCGAATTATTTCAGGATTCACGGGCTCGGGGAACCGAGCCCGCTGGCCCGACATGCCGTCTACGATCGCGGGATCGATCGCCTCTTGGCGATGGCGGCATCGTCGGGCTTTCCTTTGACCCTGTTCGCCATCGGGGCGGACTTGGAGCGGCCCGAGTCCGCGGCCAAGCTTCGGCAAGCGCGCGAGGCGGGCCATGAGATGGGCAACCATACGCTCGACCACCGCTACGATCTGACGCACCTCGAGCGCGCCGAAATCGCGCACCAGATCGCGGCCGGCGCCGACGCCATCGAGCGCGCCACCGGCGAGCGCCCCGTGGGCTTTCGCGCCCCCGGCTACACCATCACCGACCAAGTGTTCTCGGTGCTGCGCGAGCTCGAGGTCCGCTACGACTCGTCGGTCTTCCCGTGCCCGCCGTACTACGCGGCCAAGGCCGCGGCCCTCGGTTGGATCCGCCTGCGCGGCCGAACGAGCCACTCCGTGCTCGACACCCCGCGCGTCCTCTCGGCCCCGACCCGTCCTTACCGCGTGGGCACGCCCTACTGGAAAATGGGCGACGGCGTGCTGGAGCTCCCGATTCAAGTCACGCGCGGCCTGCGTCTGCCCGTCATCGGCACCTCGCTCACCTTGGCGGGCCCCGCGCGCGCGCGCATGCTGGCGCGCATGTGCATCGGCGCCCCGCTCGTCAACCTGGAGCTCCACGGCATCGACGTCCTCGACGCCAACGACGGCCTCGACGCGCTCCTCCCATTCCAACCCGACGTCAAGGTCCGCCGCGAGCGCAAGCTCGAATCCCTCCACGCCACCTTCGATACACTGCGCGACGCCGGCTACACCTTCGTCACCTTGCGCGAAGCCGCCGAAGCGCTGGGGTAA
- a CDS encoding LysR family transcriptional regulator, whose product MVADIGDLRAFCLVVDRRSLTAAAEILGESKATVSRRIARLEQSLDVALLRRSPRLVEPTEDGVAYRLRVGEILELLGDANTAVRGSRAAPSGRLRVTAPPEFGSVLAPHIAAFNKRYPAVLLDLLIAQKILDFETEHLDLAFRVAAKLPDSPLIAHKLFDLEALGVASPDYLREHRPPKKPADLEKHRIIHMSTICSQHPLPFRRVDGTGPIIELRAHPAIAASDLNFVKELAVAGAGICFMPALSVRRELDEGRLVPVLRQYVLCGAALYLLHNGGRFLPPKVRAFRDYILDAFDAKGRRLNGSAPMVAATA is encoded by the coding sequence TTGGTCGCAGACATCGGCGATCTCCGCGCCTTTTGTCTGGTGGTCGACCGGCGGTCGCTGACCGCGGCGGCCGAGATCCTGGGCGAGAGCAAGGCCACGGTGAGCCGTCGCATCGCGCGGCTCGAGCAGTCGCTCGACGTGGCGCTCTTGCGGCGCAGCCCGCGCTTGGTCGAGCCGACGGAGGATGGTGTCGCCTATCGCTTGCGGGTCGGGGAAATTTTGGAGCTGCTCGGCGATGCCAACACGGCCGTGCGTGGATCGAGGGCGGCGCCGAGCGGGCGGTTGCGGGTCACGGCGCCGCCGGAGTTCGGAAGTGTGCTGGCCCCGCACATTGCAGCCTTCAACAAGCGCTATCCGGCGGTGCTGCTCGACCTGCTCATCGCGCAGAAGATCCTCGACTTCGAAACGGAGCACCTCGATCTGGCGTTTCGCGTGGCCGCCAAGCTGCCCGACTCGCCGCTCATCGCGCACAAGCTGTTCGACCTCGAGGCGCTCGGCGTGGCCTCGCCCGACTACCTCCGCGAGCATCGCCCGCCGAAGAAGCCCGCGGATCTGGAGAAGCACCGCATCATCCACATGTCGACCATCTGCTCGCAGCACCCCCTTCCGTTCCGCCGCGTCGATGGCACGGGGCCGATCATCGAGCTTCGCGCCCACCCGGCCATCGCCGCCTCCGACTTGAACTTCGTCAAGGAGCTGGCCGTCGCCGGCGCCGGCATCTGCTTCATGCCCGCGCTCAGCGTTCGCCGTGAGCTGGACGAGGGGAGGCTGGTGCCCGTGCTTCGTCAGTACGTCTTGTGCGGCGCGGCGCTCTACCTCCTGCACAACGGAGGGCGCTTCTTGCCGCCCAAGGTGCGCGCCTTTCGCGACTACATCCTCGATGCCTTCGATGCCAAGGGACGCCGCCTCAATGGCAGCGCCCCGATGGTCGCCGCGACCGCGTAA
- the tsf gene encoding translation elongation factor Ts → MPEITVGLVKELRERTQAGMSDCKSALVEAEGDIEKAIEIIQKKGLLKGQARAGKVATEGEVRTWVEGDGSRGLIVEVNCQTDFVARGDDFRGFVTKVVDLAKTTKRPASPTEGAAALLTQSVPGSSDTLDTVRLALVGKTGENTVVRRWDVLTAAGPNDLVIAYVHMGGKLAVLLRAEAPSVEARNSAAFKEFVENVAMQVAAMSPLVVRKEEVSEAVVAKQKEIYEAQLREEPKPKPEASWPKIIEGKVAKWFTEVTLLGQDNVWAPEKGTIDAVRQEIGKSLGGEVKLHEFVRFGLGEGIEKKSDDLAAEVAKMTAG, encoded by the coding sequence ATGCCTGAGATTACTGTCGGATTGGTCAAGGAACTTCGTGAGCGCACCCAAGCTGGAATGAGCGACTGCAAGAGCGCGCTCGTCGAGGCCGAGGGGGATATCGAGAAGGCCATCGAGATCATCCAGAAGAAGGGCCTCCTCAAGGGTCAGGCCCGCGCCGGAAAGGTCGCGACCGAGGGCGAAGTGCGCACCTGGGTCGAGGGCGACGGCTCGCGCGGTCTCATCGTCGAGGTCAACTGTCAGACGGACTTCGTGGCCCGCGGCGACGACTTCCGCGGCTTCGTCACCAAGGTCGTCGACCTGGCGAAGACCACCAAGCGCCCCGCTTCGCCCACCGAAGGCGCCGCCGCGCTGCTCACGCAGAGCGTCCCCGGCTCGAGCGACACGCTCGACACCGTGCGCCTCGCCCTGGTCGGCAAGACCGGCGAGAACACGGTCGTTCGCCGCTGGGACGTGCTCACGGCCGCCGGCCCCAACGATCTGGTGATCGCCTACGTGCACATGGGCGGCAAGCTGGCCGTTCTTCTGCGCGCGGAGGCCCCGAGCGTCGAGGCGCGCAACTCGGCCGCCTTCAAGGAGTTCGTGGAGAACGTGGCCATGCAGGTCGCGGCCATGAGCCCGCTGGTCGTCCGCAAGGAGGAGGTCTCCGAGGCGGTGGTGGCGAAGCAGAAGGAAATCTACGAGGCGCAGCTCCGCGAGGAGCCCAAGCCGAAGCCGGAAGCTTCGTGGCCCAAGATCATCGAGGGCAAGGTGGCCAAGTGGTTCACCGAGGTCACGCTCCTGGGCCAGGACAACGTGTGGGCGCCCGAGAAGGGCACCATCGACGCGGTCCGCCAGGAGATTGGCAAGTCGCTCGGCGGCGAGGTGAAGCTGCACGAGTTCGTGCGCTTCGGCCTCGGCGAGGGCATCGAGAAGAAGAGCGACGATCTCGCGGCCGAAGTGGCCAAGATGACCGCGGGCTGA
- a CDS encoding amidohydrolase family protein — protein MIVDAHHHVWDLTVRDQGWIGDDLRKIRRNYSLDDLAPLAAESGVYATVLVQTIAVAEETPELLALASSSDLVAAVTGWVDLTSPSVGDDVARLLEGPGGRALRAIRHPVQGEADPSWLCREDVRRGLSAVADAGLVYELLILPHQLPAAERTVAALPHLQFVLDHGAKPPIAAGHMEPWGSALERLAAHPNVTCKLSGLVTEARWTTWTVEDLRPYVMLLVEAFGPERLIFGSDWPVCLLAAEYAEVLAASQQLTSALSTAERDAIFSGTARKIYRLPEPRA, from the coding sequence GTGATCGTCGATGCGCATCATCATGTGTGGGACCTGACCGTGCGGGATCAGGGTTGGATCGGCGACGATCTCAGGAAGATCCGCCGGAACTACTCGCTCGACGATCTGGCGCCGCTCGCGGCCGAGTCGGGTGTCTACGCCACCGTGCTGGTGCAAACGATCGCGGTGGCCGAGGAGACCCCGGAGCTGCTCGCGCTGGCGTCGTCGAGCGATCTGGTGGCCGCCGTGACGGGATGGGTCGATCTCACCTCTCCTTCGGTCGGCGACGACGTGGCGCGCTTGCTCGAGGGCCCGGGCGGGCGCGCGCTTCGGGCCATCCGCCACCCGGTGCAGGGAGAAGCCGATCCGAGCTGGTTGTGCCGCGAGGACGTGCGGCGCGGGCTCTCCGCGGTGGCCGATGCGGGGCTGGTGTACGAGCTGTTGATCCTCCCGCACCAATTGCCGGCCGCCGAGCGGACGGTGGCCGCCCTTCCCCACCTGCAATTCGTGCTGGATCATGGCGCAAAACCGCCCATTGCCGCGGGGCACATGGAGCCTTGGGGGAGCGCCTTGGAGCGGCTCGCCGCGCACCCCAATGTGACGTGCAAGCTGTCCGGATTGGTGACCGAGGCGCGATGGACCACGTGGACCGTGGAAGATTTGCGCCCGTATGTCATGCTCCTCGTGGAGGCGTTTGGCCCCGAGCGCCTGATCTTCGGCTCGGATTGGCCGGTATGCCTCTTGGCCGCCGAGTACGCCGAGGTCCTGGCCGCCTCGCAGCAACTTACGTCGGCGCTCTCCACCGCGGAGCGCGACGCCATTTTCTCCGGCACGGCGCGAAAGATCTACCGGCTCCCGGAGCCACGGGCTTAA
- a CDS encoding aldo/keto reductase, producing MRTARLGKSKVDVTALGFGAASIANLYFEVSDVDARAALDAAWDHGVRYFDTAPHYGLGLSERRLGAFLAGKPRDTFTVSTKVGRRLVPNDRGASAESDLAVGGFAVPSTSRRIWDFSADGVRRSLEDSLRRLGLSRVDVLLLHDPDDHWEQAVREGFPALADLRAQGVIGAIGVGMNQWQMPARFVRETDLDVVMLAGRYTLLEQAALDELLPLCAERGVSVVVAAVFNSGILAQATVPDDARYNYAEAPRELLKRARRMAEVCARHGIILPEAAIQFPLGHPAVASVVVGAHHASQIVTDAEMIATKVPGDLWIELKALGLLREDAPIPT from the coding sequence ATGCGAACGGCGCGCCTCGGCAAGTCCAAGGTCGACGTCACGGCGCTGGGGTTCGGCGCGGCGTCCATCGCAAACCTCTACTTCGAGGTGTCCGACGTGGACGCCCGCGCCGCGCTCGACGCGGCGTGGGACCACGGTGTTCGTTATTTCGACACGGCGCCGCACTATGGGCTCGGCTTGTCCGAGCGCAGGCTCGGCGCATTTCTGGCCGGAAAGCCGCGCGACACGTTCACGGTGTCGACCAAGGTCGGGCGGCGCTTGGTGCCGAACGATCGGGGCGCGAGCGCCGAGAGCGATCTGGCGGTGGGGGGCTTTGCGGTGCCGTCGACCTCGCGGCGGATCTGGGACTTCAGCGCCGATGGGGTGCGCCGTTCGCTCGAGGACTCGCTGCGAAGGCTCGGTCTCTCGCGGGTCGACGTGCTCCTCTTGCACGATCCGGACGATCACTGGGAGCAGGCGGTACGCGAGGGCTTTCCCGCGCTGGCCGATCTTCGCGCGCAAGGGGTGATCGGGGCCATCGGCGTGGGGATGAACCAATGGCAGATGCCCGCGCGCTTCGTGCGCGAAACCGATCTCGACGTGGTGATGCTGGCCGGGCGCTACACTTTGTTGGAGCAGGCGGCGCTCGACGAGCTCTTGCCGCTCTGTGCCGAGCGCGGCGTGTCGGTGGTGGTGGCGGCGGTGTTCAACTCGGGCATTTTGGCGCAGGCCACCGTGCCGGATGATGCACGATACAACTATGCCGAGGCGCCGAGGGAGCTCTTGAAGCGCGCGCGCCGGATGGCGGAGGTTTGCGCGCGGCACGGGATCATCTTGCCGGAGGCGGCGATTCAATTTCCGCTCGGTCACCCTGCGGTGGCGTCGGTGGTGGTGGGTGCACACCATGCATCGCAGATCGTCACCGACGCGGAGATGATCGCGACCAAGGTGCCGGGGGATCTCTGGATCGAGTTGAAGGCGTTGGGGCTTTTGCGCGAGGATGCTCCGATCCCCACGTGA
- a CDS encoding DoxX family protein, producing MSPHVLASEIDESGNRHPAARASSEGAQRYLVPLGRVLFSLIFLMAGPGHFSAQSIGYAAAAGVPLASVAVPLSGIIAAAGGLSIALGYKAKWGAWLIVLFLVPVTFMLHNFWAQPDPMQAQIHMAMFMKNLGLLGTALLIAHFGSGPFSLDARKR from the coding sequence ATGAGCCCGCACGTCCTCGCATCCGAAATCGACGAATCCGGTAACCGCCACCCGGCCGCACGCGCCTCGAGCGAGGGCGCGCAGCGTTACCTCGTCCCCCTCGGGCGGGTGCTCTTCTCTCTGATCTTCCTAATGGCGGGCCCCGGCCACTTCTCCGCACAATCCATCGGCTACGCCGCCGCCGCCGGCGTTCCGCTCGCGAGCGTGGCGGTACCTCTGTCCGGGATCATCGCGGCCGCCGGAGGGCTCAGCATCGCGCTCGGCTACAAGGCCAAGTGGGGCGCGTGGTTGATCGTGCTCTTCCTCGTGCCCGTCACCTTCATGCTGCACAACTTCTGGGCCCAGCCCGATCCGATGCAGGCGCAGATCCACATGGCCATGTTCATGAAGAACCTGGGCCTCCTGGGCACCGCGCTGCTCATCGCGCACTTTGGCTCAGGACCGTTCAGCCTCGACGCGCGAAAGCGATAG
- the rpsB gene encoding 30S ribosomal protein S2 — MTQESINAQGLPQLRGDFPLPLKSLLDAGVHFGHQTKRWNPKMRPYIYGARNGIHIIDLDQTARLFQRAFNFVQETVARGGHLLMIGTKRQAQEIVQEEAARSGSFFVVNRWLGGTLTNFRTIKQGLDRMRQLERMKDDGTYLQLPKKEVSRLEKERERFEKYLGGLKAMSALPSAVFIIDPAKEVIAVQEAKKLQIPLVAIADTNCDPDLIDYPIPGNDDAIRSIRLITARLADAVLEGAQRRKDTVGRDGEERSRAPQAEVYQGGRRGGGDRGERGDRGDRGPRDGGAAPN; from the coding sequence ATGACCCAAGAATCGATCAACGCTCAAGGTCTCCCGCAGCTCCGTGGTGATTTTCCGCTCCCGCTCAAGTCGCTGCTCGACGCCGGTGTTCACTTCGGCCACCAGACCAAGCGTTGGAACCCGAAGATGCGCCCGTACATTTACGGTGCGCGCAACGGCATCCACATCATCGACCTCGATCAGACGGCGCGCCTCTTCCAGCGCGCGTTCAACTTCGTGCAGGAGACCGTGGCCCGCGGCGGGCACCTCCTCATGATTGGCACCAAGCGCCAGGCGCAGGAGATCGTGCAAGAGGAGGCCGCGCGCTCGGGCTCCTTCTTCGTCGTCAACCGCTGGCTCGGCGGCACGCTCACGAACTTCCGCACCATCAAGCAGGGCCTCGACCGCATGCGCCAGCTCGAGCGCATGAAGGACGACGGCACGTACCTGCAGCTTCCGAAGAAGGAAGTCTCGCGCCTCGAGAAGGAGCGCGAGCGCTTCGAGAAGTACCTCGGCGGTCTCAAGGCCATGAGCGCGCTCCCCAGCGCGGTGTTCATCATCGACCCGGCCAAGGAAGTCATCGCCGTGCAAGAGGCGAAGAAGCTTCAGATCCCGCTGGTCGCCATCGCCGACACCAACTGCGATCCCGATCTCATCGACTACCCCATCCCGGGCAACGACGACGCGATCCGCTCCATCCGCCTCATCACCGCCCGCCTGGCCGACGCCGTCCTCGAGGGCGCACAGCGCCGCAAGGACACGGTCGGACGCGACGGTGAGGAGCGCAGCCGCGCCCCGCAGGCCGAGGTTTACCAGGGCGGCCGCCGCGGCGGTGGCGACCGCGGTGAGCGTGGCGATCGCGGCGATCGCGGACCCCGCGACGGCGGCGCAGCCCCCAACTGA